In one bacterium genomic region, the following are encoded:
- a CDS encoding DUF3768 domain-containing protein has translation METQVQDIAKLNDRFRGMCLDVFYTAGVRDGIMDLIGLSQAVESFNNFNESNDPHGEHDFGSLFFEGKKIFWKIDYYDQDLKFWCDPLDKACRRVLTIMLAEDY, from the coding sequence ATGGAAACTCAAGTTCAAGACATAGCAAAATTAAATGATAGGTTCCGCGGGATGTGCCTAGATGTGTTTTACACAGCGGGGGTACGTGATGGCATTATGGATCTCATTGGATTATCGCAGGCGGTTGAGAGTTTCAATAACTTCAATGAGAGTAATGATCCGCATGGAGAACATGACTTTGGATCACTATTCTTCGAGGGTAAGAAGATCTTCTGGAAGATAGATTACTACGATCAGGATCTGAAGTTCTGGTGCGATCCACTGGATAAGGCATGCCGTCGTGTACTCACGATAATGCTAGCCGAGGACTATTAG